The Porites lutea chromosome 11, jaPorLute2.1, whole genome shotgun sequence genome contains the following window.
GTCAATTTTTGTTCATTTCGGATAGCTCCAAAAAAGAGGAACTCTTTATCTCCACGCCCGCAGGTGTgtattttagcttttattttcttttaacatttagGTGTTGTCAtgcgcttttgatcatatttgcatggaaaaggcgcgttataaattttaattattattattatttttattatagtgTAAATAGGAtccttaagcaacaacgacgacgaggacaacgacaacgtcaaaaaacgTCCACTGCACGGTTTACGTTTCGACGCGTGCGTATAATTCGCCCTGTTCGAGTACTCCTTACCTAATACCTAATTTACCTCGTCCTACAGAAATAGTTTCAGTTTTTCGATCGCAGAAAAGAAATGCCTAAAAAAAGGTTTAACAGGAAATGAAGAGGCATGTATTGATTATTACTCCGCGATTAGCCAATTAAACCACGGATAACCTGGGTACGTAGATAGCTGTTTCTCTTGGCGCGGTTAACGAATCGTCATTCGAGGCCCGTGACTTTTTTTTACGCTTGTCCTTTTGGGAAATTCGCCTCGTGGAGGTTTTTTTACTGCAATCAACCGAAACTGCCAGCTACGACGGCTGACCTCTCAAAGTACGAATTGTCGCTACTTGAGACATATTTTGTAGAAGGCAAGGTATTTCAATATAGTAGATGGACCattcaagaaaataaagaacTGAGGTTTATTATTTAAACAATGATCTTCTATGTCCTGAAACACGTCTGTGTTCGCTTTAATTACACACTGTGTCTCGAAAACGAAAATGCGGTGCTGACTACACTCAACAGTAACTTTGTCCCTAAttctcattttgaaaaaataataagtcAACGACGGAGACTGAACGCCAGTCAAGATGTTCAAGGAAGACTTCAGTCGAGAAGAAAAAGACATGGCGTCTGAAGTTGATCGATGaagaattatttttgtttcatgaAAATACATGAGTCAAGATGCACATGATAGATTTGTTTATAGTTCCGCTAGGGCCGAAGTTCACTGGCAACTTTTGTTCAAACACTCGCGGCTTTTAGACAAAACGCATGCGTCTGTGGTGCATGAGACCAGCGGTTGATAGGTGATAATTAGCCAGCTCCCAATTCCCGCGTTCTGGAAAAACAGGATGCATCCTCCGCCAGAGGGTGAATATATCTTTGATGTGTTACCGGACGTGaacaacttgtcagcggataaatTACACTACACAGTGGTTCCAGGCTCAGACGGCTGAAGTTAGTCCGAGTTGTCTTGTAGTGACGGCCTGCTTGAAATCGCGAGCGAACAACTTGATGTTTGTCTCCACTGTTTGGTGCGGGAAACGAGTAGAATTTCTCTAGAGGAAGACTACGCTTTACCGCAGTGCTATTAATGGAATTGAGAACGTTATGACTTGCTTGTCCTGTTTGATACAGTTGGGGAGTTGGATAGTATGACAGATTGACTTGAGGCTGTTTAGCAAAGGAATATTGAATACTGTCGTTCAGTGAAAAACTGTCTATAATTATTGGATAAGATCCATTGTCGTGGTAATATCCGTTGTCCTCAAAAACATGCCCTGAAGGCACGTCGGGACTTAAATTTGACGGATGTGGAGCAGGGGCAATGGGCCGATATTCTGGATGTTTGTTTCCCAAAGCTGGCGCTCTGGAAATCTCAGGCGAGCAAACGCGGTCGGTAATTGAGAGGGATTGAGATTGGTCACCAATGCTTTCAATCGCAGTCGTAGCTTGGGATAGACCATTGATTGTTGAAACCGTCTCTAAACCCTCGCTTCTGATAAGAAGCGTATTGTTATCAATGAATGCAGCAGTTGACTTTGGGGGTAACGGCAAGGAAGATGACATTGTGGTTACTGATGTCGAGAGTTCACTTGATGGAGAAGACAGTGATGTATAAGAAGGCATTACTCTCTCTTCGACTTCAGATGCAATTGTTGCTAGGTTGACACCACTTGAATAACTAGAAGGTCTGCTTGACTGAATGTCTATTGCTACAGTGGTGCAAAAGGAcggtgatgacgatgatatgGATTCTTGCGGTAAATAAACCTGGCAAAAGGTGGATACACCAGTTGATATACACCTTTGGTCCTGATCTGGCCCCGGAAGGGATGATTCGCCCGCCTCGGAGCACATCTGAATCAGTGCTGTTAGAGAAGACTCGACTGTTTTCTCTGGCTTTGAAGAAGAAGCATTAGAAGGCACGTTCTCACACGACTCGTCAGATTCTCCAAGCAGGAGATATGGACCATCCTGACTTGAAACTGATACACCTGCTATTGCTCCAGGCGACGACAGATGTAAGTTTTGATTCTGAGATGGCTGAGGAACTGACTGACTGTCCTGAGAACAAGGTGTCTTATCAGCTTCTAGCAGAGGCAATGTAACCTCTGGACAATCCGGGGAGGTGCCAACTTCTGGCTGCAGTTGTTCTTCCTTATCATCTTCATTACAGTCATTGTCTTGTAATTGAGCTTGGAGTACGTTTGCTTCTGTTGCTTCAGTAACAGGCCGAACATCGACGTTTGATTGAATCCTTTCTTCGTTGGCTGAAGAGCCACCTTCTGCTGGAGTAACGTCGTCCGTCCTTTGCAGTTTTCTCGGGTGATACTTTTTTCTTCTGCTGACTGTACTTTGGACAAAGACATTGACGCCATCTCCATTCTTTTTGGCATCACCATCGCAGCTGCCCTGTTTTGTTTCATTGTTCACCTCATCTGCACCTTTAAGATTGTCTATCTTCTTAGGGAGAAAGGCTTCCAATTCAGGACGCTCTGGGGAGTATCTCAGTGACATTTGCTCGTCAAATCCCCACATCCATTCTGTGGATTCTTCGCAAGTTAACTCCGCCTCTCCTTCACTACCATAAGGCATTTGTTCAGTGGGTTGATTTGCCATTACCTGTGTTTTGCTGGGCACTTTTTCCTGGCTAGGCATCCCATTGTAGATAGGATTGTAAACAAAGAATGACACGTCTCTTCGAAGTCGATCTACATttattaaaaatgataaaaaaaaaacagtcaaagAACATAGTTGAGAACATTATGCAATTTGTATGATGGTATCAAAGGCACAACAACCAAAGAGGGATTAACTGTCATAACGAATGACTGACGGAGTAACAACAGAACGACGGACTGACAGACAAGCGGgctgctgactgactgactgactggctggctgactggTTGGCTGGATGGATGGGTGGCGGACTGGTGGACTGACGGACTACTAGACTCAGTAAATAACTGACTAAGTGGCCTACAAACTGACTGACCGTCAGTCAATGGTTAGCCGACTTACAAGCTGATTGACTGGCAAACAAACTAGTCGACTACTGAAAGAACTGAAAAACCacgactgactgactgactgacctgCTGAAAGATACACCGATTTACTGAAGGGAGTCTGGAGAATAAAAgttattattatatggctaaGTCTGTCTTCGTCATGCGATTAATTAATTTGCGGTCCGTGACTTGCTACAcagaccaaaatttcaaaagcaAATACTCATTTTGCAGCTCTAAAGCCCTATTTATACTACAGACAAAAATGGGTCCAGACCCATAAAAACTGAGGTGGTACGGACCAGATACTTTTGCCGTGTAAACCTTCGGTACCATGTTTGGACTcactttttttggttttggggCCATAGGCGGCTATGGccccaaaaccaaaaaaacaacgAGTCTGGACCCCTTTTGCTGTTCGAAAGCGCTGTGTAAACGTATCTTCGTTTCGTACCATCTTCTTCATGTGAGCCTGATTGTTACCAGTGTAAacggctaaaaaaaaattggtccgGACCCGGTTTTTTCAGTGGTGTAAAAGGGACTTAAGTCTCTTTATCGATATAAAAAGGTTCAAATAAGTTTTAATACGTGTGTCAACgttgaggacttggatgttgacttcgtccttcaacattttaaccTGCGTATATTTTTGAACGAAACCGATGAAGAAACTAAATAGTAATCTTAACAAAGAAGAGGATTACAGCGAGttacttgaaaaattttatCGCAGACGAACATGTACTGGCAGAGATTAGAGacgttttgcctaagagaaacgAGCGATTCCTTCGACAAATATGATGAACATACCCTCAACTATAATCACCTTaacaagcttctttgccatttgaatttttgtttcaaagacCAACGTACGAAAGAAGGAAGCGACTTTGAACCAGACTCAAAGTCcggttttcaaaagactccagtgTCACATTGGCGAGCGAATACGTaaagtgctcttagttttgaccgaaaaaactttttcaacatgtcGCACTTGCATTTTGATTTTACTTTCAATGGAAAGCAGTTGTATGATGTGCTATTTTTTCCATGAGCCAATTAAAACTTGCATTTTCTAACGCCCGTCAAATAACTGCCAAATCGCTTGTcccgtagcctgcgtagcgcgcgggcggtttttttttttttggtgtgttttttctttcgtAAAGAAACAGATTCAGCCGCGCAAAAGCTGAACAATCTTTTTCTGTTTCGACCTCGGTTCAGCTTTCGCGCGCTTTGcgaaccacaaaaaaaaaacacaccaaaaaaccgccaactacgcaggctacttgtcctgcacttgtttccggtcccccaaacaggaagGCATATAAAAAACATCTCATTTtcctcgttttttcggtccgtaccgtaaattacggatcctcgtttttttccatcgatttatcgGTCTGTAATTTACAATACGGACCAAAAACTCGGCTAATATTATAGAGGTATTTATCGCTTAGTCATGTGTGGTACCTTTTAGGAAAGGTATCGCTGCACGTATTCCATCCAACTCTCGTTTGTCATAATTTTGAATAGGGCCAGCTGGCTCGGGCCCGTTTGCAAGATCGTCGCCGTTGTTGGAACTCTCTTCGAGGCTTGTATCATCATCGTTCAAGTCGCTGTTCCAGTTATTCAAACCGCTCCTAAACTCCATGCGGCGCCTAtcacaggaaagaaaaaatcacGCACGAGTTAACACGAGTCAATTTATTTTCAGCTCTTCTTCCCGCTATGTAAAGCTAAGCCAGATGATTCTGTTATTGTGCCATgttattttttgtgaatttgTGAGGCTTGAGCGAATCTGCCTGGCAAGAGcatacttttttgaaaatttggtcATATTGTCACATATTTTAAACGATTCTCGCGTACTAGGGACCGTTTCTTTTTTATCAGGTAGAGGGGGCTGATGGGTTTTAAGGGGGAGGGGCATGCCAAAAAAATTGGCTTCAAGGGTGGGGGGCAGGCAAAACACATTGGGTAAAAAGGGGGGGTCACCAAAAAAATTCTCTCTAGTTTTGCAATGACAGCATCTGTGATAACGCAAACAACCTACCAGAATGCCAAAACCCGGCATTTGTGATATTCAGAAAGTTCATATTTTCTCGGGAAGCATGCCCTCGGACCCTCTGCTTAATTACGCACAAAAAACCCATCAAAATGCGAAAAAAGACATACCAAATGTACCGTACCATATACCGAACGTACCattgcgaaaaaaaatctctactgccacaataaaaaaatggaatgtcTCTTGCCGTTGAGAAGAGTCGTTGGTAAGcaaagtaatttaaaaaaattttagtatCTGAACTTACCGTTTGGCTTGCCCATGGACTCCATTTTTTCTAAAAGCAGTAGCAAAAGGATtggtgtttattttgagtctaGTAATCTTagggaaaaataacaaaaacaaagattaGTTTCGTTAAAGGCTAAACATAATTCAGAAATAGCATATTTGTGTATACGGTATGGGTCAACCCATATGGTCATAAACAGAAAGTAAACACTGGCATCAGCAAAGATTCCCCTGTCCAAAGAGATCACTTCGTTTCACAGGTGTAGGATTA
Protein-coding sequences here:
- the LOC140952369 gene encoding uncharacterized protein; this translates as MKVLLHNKELWEKFKEHQTEMIVTKEGRRMCPMVSLTFEDLNPNKVYAVMVDFVFADNYKYCFDTSLNCWVPWGVIHEEAFSRMYLHPKTPTTGAILMKNGLGFGKLKLTNSEKTAWSSNQVILLYTMRRYFPRIHVIESQDGTSFDYKLRTEFCFPETDFIAVSAYRNKEITRLKINTNPFATAFRKNGVHGQAKRRRMEFRSGLNNWNSDLNDDDTSLEESSNNGDDLANGPEPAGPIQNYDKRELDGIRAAIPFLKDRLRRDVSFFVYNPIYNGMPSQEKVPSKTQVMANQPTEQMPYGSEGEAELTCEESTEWMWGFDEQMSLRYSPERPELEAFLPKKIDNLKGADEVNNETKQGSCDGDAKKNGDGVNVFVQSTVSRRKKYHPRKLQRTDDVTPAEGGSSANEERIQSNVDVRPVTEATEANVLQAQLQDNDCNEDDKEEQLQPEVGTSPDCPEVTLPLLEADKTPCSQDSQSVPQPSQNQNLHLSSPGAIAGVSVSSQDGPYLLLGESDESCENVPSNASSSKPEKTVESSLTALIQMCSEAGESSLPGPDQDQRCISTGVSTFCQVYLPQESISSSSPSFCTTVAIDIQSSRPSSYSSGVNLATIASEVEERVMPSYTSLSSPSSELSTSVTTMSSSLPLPPKSTAAFIDNNTLLIRSEGLETVSTINGLSQATTAIESIGDQSQSLSITDRVCSPEISRAPALGNKHPEYRPIAPAPHPSNLSPDVPSGHVFEDNGYYHDNGSYPIIIDSFSLNDSIQYSFAKQPQVNLSYYPTPQLYQTGQASHNVLNSINSTAVKRSLPLEKFYSFPAPNSGDKHQVVRSRFQAGRHYKTTRTNFSRLSLEPLCSVIYPLTSCSRPVTHQRYIHPLAEDASCFSRTRELGAG